The genomic interval AGCCTTCCACGATGTTTGATGGAACGGAGATAGCAGCCCTTCTCATTTGAGATGTCAGGCAATAAATTTCTTCCCTGGGAAAACTCGCAGTCAATCTGTAAATTGATAAAGCAACCTCATCTGCCAGTTCAAAAGCTCTAAGTTTAGTATGATCCCTCACTTTACTTTACCCCCAATATTTTCTCTAAAGCCTTCCCATCTTCAGCCTTCTTCCTTCTTCCCTTCAGCCTTCCAACCTTCAGCCTTCAGCCTTATTACTTCTTCCCTTCAGCCTCAACCCCTTCAGCCTTATTACTTCAGCCTTCAGCCTCAACCCCTTCAGCCTTATTACTTAAGCCTTCCGCCTTCAGCCGCTCAACTAACCAGACCTTAATAATTGACTGACGAGTAACACCTATGCGGGCAGCCTCACGATCCAGAGACTCAACCACCCATGCCGGGAAGTCAACATTGATGCGCTTTTGCTTCAGATTGACCCGTCGCGCTGTGGACAAGTCAAGATCACCAATTATGTCATCCTGGCCCTGGTCAAATTTTTTATCAAAGTCTTCAGCTTTCATATAGATCTACCTCTGTTTTACGAGCTCGCCTGACCGAGATCAAACGGATTTTTCCATCTCTGTAAGTGATGACCGCAGACCAGTGTTTTTCATTGATAAGGCCTATAACCAGAAATCTAAGCTCATCTTCAGATTTTGCCCGTATTTCAAGAAGATAAGTGTCATTCCAGAGTTCCTGAGCTTCTGTAAAGTCAATACCATGTTTTTTCTTGTTGGCTTGACTCTTTTGGTCATCAAACTCAAACACATGCATGAGTAATATTTATTCCTATTTTACTCTTTTGACAAGATGGTGCTGATTGAAAAAAAGCAGCCTCAGCCTCTTTGACCATAGACAAGGGGCTGTCATTATCCATTATCGCACTCCTTTTCTGCTCCTCGCCTGCCTTTTTTTCCTTTTTCATTCTTCCTTCTTCCCTTCAGCCTTCAGCCTACACACCTTCAGCCTTATTACTTCTTCCTATCTTCCCTTCAGCCTTCCAACCTTCAGCCTTCAGCCTTCTTCCTATCTTCCCTTCAGCCTTCAGCCTTCCCACCTTCAGCCTTCTTCCCAATCACCGCCTTGACCTCAGCCAATAGACCTCCGAACTTGCCGTAATTAACCTTGACCCCGTCATCCAGGTCTAAGGATATGCGCTGGTCTGCGAAGTGGCGCAGGAGTTCGTCAAAGCTTCGCAGTTCATCCAGCTTGTCCTTGATGCTCTGGATTTCCTTTTTAACCTTGTTTCTGACAGTGTTTGTCCCGGCATTGTCAAACTCGTGTTCCAGAAATTCCAGCCTGGCCTTGTACTTGCCCATAAGAGGGGTGACATACATGCCCCGCATCCTGGACAGGGTAGCTTCATTGTAGCGGTGCAGATAGACCAGACATTGAAAGGCCCGCTTTTTGCCGCTGGAAAACAGCCAGTAGATGGGGCGCTTTTTATAGACCCGCAAATGGTAGTCCTTGAGAAATGAAGTGCTGATAAATCTCCTGATGGTCTGGATGGATGTTTCCCCCTGTCTTGGATCAAGGCTGTCTGCAATGAATTTGAGATTTTCCTTCAAGTGCTCCTTTGGCCAGGCAACGGCAATGAACTCCTGAAATCTGGCGGTGGCATCCTCGTCAAACCAGTCATCATCCATAATGGGCAGAATGCCGTCCCCGTCAGCAGGAAAGTTCTCGTACCTGCCCGGATCAAAGCCTTCATTTGCGCTATTGGCATAGATGAGGCCCGGCTCATCAAGTGAATACCTGCCCATCATACAGCCAATGGCATAGGAGATAAGCTCCTTCATGGTATCAGCCCGCAGCATGGCCTCCAACTCGTCCTCAGATTTGCTTCCGCCATAACGGTAATGAGGATTGCAGGTCAGGGTGATCTCGTTCAGGGGCACATCCGGGGTCAGTTCATCCTGCAGGCCGTAGGCTTCAATGAAGATGCGGTTGTTCTCTTCTTCTAAGCGTTTCATTTCGTTGGTCATTTCCTGCCAGTGATTGCGGACATTGGAGTAGGTTGAGGATATGTTGTTGGATCTGTGGTCAGGGTTGAGCAGGGGAAATATGGTAAAGTCCCAGGATGTTTCGTATGAGTCCCAGTCGGATTTGGATTTGTGGATGAGCTCTTTAATTTGTAAAGTGATATTATCAACTCTTACTAAAGGAAGCTTGGCTATCTCTCCGGGTGAAAAATTCAGGGTTTGGCTAATGCTCTTAATTATATGGTTGCCAACTTTTGAGTTTAATGCTCCCAATACATTCGGCAAGTATTGTTTGTTGTATACAGGACAAACACAGCTTGCATCGTCATATAAATGCCCTTCACAAGAGTATCTTGCAGAAAAATTTGACGATGTAATTTTTGTCCACGATAATCCTTCTTTGAAATAAAGATCTGGATTACGCTCACCATATTTATCAAAACTTTTAAGCTCATCCCCATCTCTTAGGAAGTTGACAATAAATTCCTCGTTTCCATACCATTTCCTAAATTCCCCCCCTTTATTATGAGGATACCACTTGAGATCACTTCTCAACGATTCTTCATGCGACCTACACCCAAAGAAAATATTATTTCGAGAAACCTCCCAATAAATCCGAAGGAATTGGGCATTATCACCAGTCATCATTCCCTTTTTGGGGGATGCATATTTTGTTATAGGTGGATATTTTATAAAAGTATCTCTAAGCGCTCGGCTCACCCAATAAGCAATCGGACTCCCGGGAATCTTTTTGAAGTCTGAAGCAGAAACAAAGAAGCGGTTTGCCCCACCTGTTCTAATTGTCTCAATCTTGGCTTGCTCTGACTTTTCATCGGTAAGCCGCAGATAGGTTCCCTTATATTTC from Desulfonatronovibrio magnus carries:
- the brnA gene encoding type II toxin-antitoxin system BrnA family antitoxin, with the protein product MKAEDFDKKFDQGQDDIIGDLDLSTARRVNLKQKRINVDFPAWVVESLDREAARIGVTRQSIIKVWLVERLKAEGLSNKAEGVEAEG
- a CDS encoding BrnT family toxin → MHVFEFDDQKSQANKKKHGIDFTEAQELWNDTYLLEIRAKSEDELRFLVIGLINEKHWSAVITYRDGKIRLISVRRARKTEVDLYES
- the pglX gene encoding BREX-1 system adenine-specific DNA-methyltransferase PglX; the encoded protein is MNTSKLKAYAPAARREFIKAVTDRAGILGLSQDKIEPVEIQGDVAVIAGRPLPREVGKTRQQLEDLIKRKGFDQVMEEAAYTWFNRFVALRYMELHDYLGHGYRVLSNSGDSDVPEILEKAASIDLPGLDREKVAELRLAGDRDHELYRMLIIAQCSALNKVMPFLFERFSKVMELLLPDNLLQTNSPLRTLVKEIPETDWQEIEIVGWLYQFYISEKKGQVIGKVVKSEDIPAATQLFTPNWIVKYMVQNTLGRKWLMTYPESSLRHKMEFYIEPADQEPEVQARLDAITPNELNPEELTLMDPGCGSGHILAQGYDLFKEIYLERGYRTRDIPRLILEKNLYGLDIDDRAAQLSRFTLFMKARADDRRILSADNPVQLNVMSIQESNGLQVDDTLNALSRSAQGDGEKVIREEIESLLCLFEHGKTFGSLLTVPDELKTALPGLEKAVEDAKAGDMQAMAVAERVEPLVRQAMLLAGEYDFVVANPPYMGNKGLNPMLKKFAKDSYPDSKSDLFAMFIDRNLQMTQEHGFSALITMQSWMFLSSFEKLRNKLLDTETIITMAHLGARAFDSISGEVVQTTTFVLFNERLEKYKGTYLRLTDEKSEQAKIETIRTGGANRFFVSASDFKKIPGSPIAYWVSRALRDTFIKYPPITKYASPKKGMMTGDNAQFLRIYWEVSRNNIFFGCRSHEESLRSDLKWYPHNKGGEFRKWYGNEEFIVNFLRDGDELKSFDKYGERNPDLYFKEGLSWTKITSSNFSARYSCEGHLYDDASCVCPVYNKQYLPNVLGALNSKVGNHIIKSISQTLNFSPGEIAKLPLVRVDNITLQIKELIHKSKSDWDSYETSWDFTIFPLLNPDHRSNNISSTYSNVRNHWQEMTNEMKRLEEENNRIFIEAYGLQDELTPDVPLNEITLTCNPHYRYGGSKSEDELEAMLRADTMKELISYAIGCMMGRYSLDEPGLIYANSANEGFDPGRYENFPADGDGILPIMDDDWFDEDATARFQEFIAVAWPKEHLKENLKFIADSLDPRQGETSIQTIRRFISTSFLKDYHLRVYKKRPIYWLFSSGKKRAFQCLVYLHRYNEATLSRMRGMYVTPLMGKYKARLEFLEHEFDNAGTNTVRNKVKKEIQSIKDKLDELRSFDELLRHFADQRISLDLDDGVKVNYGKFGGLLAEVKAVIGKKAEGGKAEG